In a genomic window of Zonotrichia albicollis isolate bZonAlb1 chromosome 7, bZonAlb1.hap1, whole genome shotgun sequence:
- the LOC141729660 gene encoding protein ecdysoneless homolog isoform X1 → MEALRRPALPEDAVRYRLFAAAGPGGEALLRRCAELSLVRFAPLLAAYVWQRQPFRLRYVPGRGEIPAHLGGTTEFGDNVEDEWFIVYLLREITREFPGLAASCDEVSPGDEILALLQTTPIDVKELEREAACLPAEDDDSWLDMTPGALDQMLKETRNESLPSPNEEEQNYDLETVAESMKAFVSKVSTHEGAELPWSSDESQVTFDVDSFTEALDRILGADSEELDSDDVDEEEEFGFSDEDDEELDAGNGRQEQKVSPEELVGSLKAYMEEMDRELAQSNVGKSFSSHKRGASSVGAAPCESAGPDCGAEAAELAALDVDMNLVANLLESYSAQAGLAGPTSSILQSLGVNLPESTELPGS, encoded by the exons ATGGAGGCGCTGCGGCGGCCGGCGCTGCCCGAGGACGCGGTGCGCTACCGCCTGTTCGCGGCGGCGGGCCCGGGCGGCGAGGCGCTGCTGCGGCGCTGCGCTGAGCTGTCCCTGGTGCGCTTCGCTCCGCTCCTGGCTGCCTACGTGTGGCAGCGGCAGCCGTTCCGCCTGCGCTACGTGCCGGGCCGCG GCGAGATCCCGGCGCACTTGGGCGGCACCACGGAGTTCGGGGATAACGTGGAGGATGAGTGGTTCATTGTGTACCTGCTGCGGGAGATCACCAGGGAGTTCCCGGGGCTGGCAGCCAG CTGTGATGAAGTGAGCCCAGGTGATGAAATCCTGGCACTACTACAGACAACCCCCATTGATGTGAAGGAATTGGAGAGAGAAGCAGCTTGTCTTCCTGCAGAGGATG ATGACAGCTGGCTGGATATGACACCAGGTGCTCTGGATCAGATGCTGAAGGAGACAAGAAATGAGtcccttccttccccaaatGAGGAGGAGCAAAACTATGACTTGGAAACAGTTGCTGAGAGCATGAAGGCTTTTGTGTCCAAAGTGTCCACGCACGAAGGAGCAGAACTGCCATG gTCATCTGATGAATCCCAAGTTACCTTTGACGTGGATTCTTTTACAGAAGCCCTGGACAGAATTTTAG GGGCAGACTCGGAGGAGCTGGATTCTGATGATGTGGATGAAGAGGAGGAGTTTGGTTTCTCagatgaggatgatgaagagCTGGATGCTGGGAATGGAAGGCAGGAGCAGAAGGTGTCTCCTGAGGAGCTGGTGGGCAGTCTCAAGGCGTACATGGAGGAGATGGACCGTGAGCTGGCACAGAGCAACGTTGGGAAAAGTTTCAGCAGCCACAAGAGAGGG GcaagttctgttggagcagccCCATGTGAGAGTGCTGGCCCTGACTgtggagctgaggctgctgagctggcagccctGGATGTGGACATGAACCTGGTGGCAAACCTGCTGGAGTCCTACAGTGCCCAGGCTGGCCTGGCAGGACCCACCTCGAGCATTTTACAGAGCCTGGGGGTGAATTTAcctgagagcacagagctccctggcagctga
- the LOC141729661 gene encoding uncharacterized protein LOC141729661 isoform X1, translating into MLSDGKGSVQDILYGKVAVRDMPGRRWHPGTGAAAAELGGGSSPGCHQRGCKAVPEAELPNDLPRALLMSREQGAVCSRQRDGACEQEESEICSIPVAANEPWHVQEGPAAAVPHFPGAQEASWHKQGDATCERAASADVENGFCTSDGSVTEPLAPQGTAATGNECKRTLRRLLGERFRSHPVGTAVLILLLLVLVLALGAAVAVLAAPQVPVTPVTLLLVLGCPMNGWATMGSATTSHRITARGIRVRNGAPSSMPPWPLPRMRRPWICSPASLGTSITGSGCADGASACSGGTAAATAPGFLSSAIPTVCTWLRGDSKVTTAPVSGRMSAARPKLRCNRGCTKDLLHAGQCQLHL; encoded by the exons ATGCTCTCTGACGGCAAAGGGAGCGTTCAGGACATCCTATACGGGAAAGTGGCTGTTCGGGACATGCCGGGGCGGCGGTGGCACCCGGGGaccggcgcggcggcggcggagctcggaggcggctccagcccag GGTGCCATCAGCGCGGCTGCAAAGCTGTTCCCGAAGCCGAGCTCCCAAACGATCTGCCGAGAGCACTCCTAATGTCTCGAGAGCAAGGTGCTGTTTGTTCCAGGCAGAGAGATGGCGCCTGTGAGCAAGAGGAGAGTGAAATCTGCTCCATTCCTGTAGCAGCGAACGAGCCTTGGCATGTCCAGGAGGGACCAGCAGCTGCAGTTCCACACTTTCCTGGAGCCCAAGAAGCCTCTTGGCATAAGCAGGGGGATGCCACTTGTGAGCGTGCAGCGAGCGCAGATGTGGAGAATGGATTCTGCACCAGTGATGGGAGTGTGACGGAGCccctggctccccagggcacagcagcaacGGGCAATGAATGTAAAAGGACCCTCAGAAGACTCCTGG gtgaacGGTTCAGGTCCCATCCCGTGGGCACGGCGGTGctgattctgctgctcctggtgctggtgctggctttgggggcggccgtggctgtgctggcag caccacaggttCCAGTCACACCTGTGACTCTGCTGTTGGTTCTGGGCTGCCCCATGAATGGGTGGGCTACAATGGGGTCTGCTACTACTTCTCACAGGATTACAGCACGTGGGATCAGGGTCAGGAACGGTGCTCCGAGCTCAATGCCTCCCTGGCCACTGCCAAGGATGAGGAGGCCATG GATTTGCTCTCCCGCCTCTCTGGGAACGTCGATTACTGGCTCGGGCTGCGCAGACGGGGCGAGCGCCTGCAGTGGGGGGACGGCAGCTGCTACAGCTCCCG ggtTCCTGTCCTCGGCAATTCCGACTGTGTGTACCTGGCTGAGAGGAGATTCAAAAGTGACAACTGCTCCAGTGAGCGGCCGTATGTCTGCAGCAAGGCCCAAGCTCCGCTGtaacaggggctgcacaaagGACCTTCTCCacgctgggcagtgccagcttcacctctga
- the LOC141729660 gene encoding uncharacterized protein LOC141729660 isoform X2, translating to MEALRRPALPEDAVRYRLFAAAGPGGEALLRRCAELSLVRFAPLLAAYVWQRQPFRLRYVPGRGEIPAHLGGTTEFGDNVEDEWFIVYLLREITREFPGLAASCDEVSPGDEILALLQTTPIDVKELEREAACLPAEDGADSEELDSDDVDEEEEFGFSDEDDEELDAGNGRQEQKVSPEELVGSLKAYMEEMDRELAQSNVGKSFSSHKRGASSVGAAPCESAGPDCGAEAAELAALDVDMNLVANLLESYSAQAGLAGPTSSILQSLGVNLPESTELPGS from the exons ATGGAGGCGCTGCGGCGGCCGGCGCTGCCCGAGGACGCGGTGCGCTACCGCCTGTTCGCGGCGGCGGGCCCGGGCGGCGAGGCGCTGCTGCGGCGCTGCGCTGAGCTGTCCCTGGTGCGCTTCGCTCCGCTCCTGGCTGCCTACGTGTGGCAGCGGCAGCCGTTCCGCCTGCGCTACGTGCCGGGCCGCG GCGAGATCCCGGCGCACTTGGGCGGCACCACGGAGTTCGGGGATAACGTGGAGGATGAGTGGTTCATTGTGTACCTGCTGCGGGAGATCACCAGGGAGTTCCCGGGGCTGGCAGCCAG CTGTGATGAAGTGAGCCCAGGTGATGAAATCCTGGCACTACTACAGACAACCCCCATTGATGTGAAGGAATTGGAGAGAGAAGCAGCTTGTCTTCCTGCAGAGGATG GGGCAGACTCGGAGGAGCTGGATTCTGATGATGTGGATGAAGAGGAGGAGTTTGGTTTCTCagatgaggatgatgaagagCTGGATGCTGGGAATGGAAGGCAGGAGCAGAAGGTGTCTCCTGAGGAGCTGGTGGGCAGTCTCAAGGCGTACATGGAGGAGATGGACCGTGAGCTGGCACAGAGCAACGTTGGGAAAAGTTTCAGCAGCCACAAGAGAGGG GcaagttctgttggagcagccCCATGTGAGAGTGCTGGCCCTGACTgtggagctgaggctgctgagctggcagccctGGATGTGGACATGAACCTGGTGGCAAACCTGCTGGAGTCCTACAGTGCCCAGGCTGGCCTGGCAGGACCCACCTCGAGCATTTTACAGAGCCTGGGGGTGAATTTAcctgagagcacagagctccctggcagctga